The sequence below is a genomic window from Deinococcus sp. Marseille-Q6407.
GATACCGGCTGGGGCAGGATGTCGGCTTACAAGAGCGTGGAATACCTGATTGAGAACGAGATTCACCACCGCGCCCAGGGCTACGTGTACTTGCGCGAACTGGGGACCGAACCTCCCAGCTTCTATGAGCGCAGCGACGTGACTGAGGAGTAAATCGGAGAGATTGCCGGGCATGGTAGCCTGACCGGCAATCTTCTCCCAAATATTCCTGAGTGACTTCACCAGAGCTGCCCCGCAGAACTGGCAAACTGCCCTGCACCAGCCTTACATACCAAGGAGAAAACCATGACTTTGCCTCTTCCTGACCTGCTGCTGGAATCCTTCCGCCGCAATGTCCGTGTCAATAACATGCTGCTTCAAGCCATCACCTCCGCCGATCTTGACCTGAGCGACGGGCGTGGTGGTTGGACGGTAAGCCAGCATCTCGGCCACCTCGTTCACTTTCGCCCCGCCTGGCTGAGCATGCTTTCGCCTGCCGACGCGCAGGGGCTGCCCGAAGTCATCGAGGGCGAAAGTTGGCAGAAGTTTTCCCTCTCCGAGCGTGACCCCGCGAAGCTGGCCGAAGCCTTTCGGCTGGGTGACGCCGCCGCTCTGAAAGCTGTGGAGGCTGCACTGAGTGAGGGCCGGACCTTTCCCGACCCGCATGGCGAAGGCAGTTATCAGTCCAACCCGGCTCACTTCCTCCAGCACATCATCGTCCACGACAGCCACCACCGGGGCGCAGCGCCGAGGAAATGGATGCGTTGGACGGGCACTGGGCCATCTGGCGCGAGTAGGCCTGCGGGCGGGCAGAAGCTGCCTCTATACTGAGGGTTATGCGTACGGTGACCGTCGGAACTCGTGGCAGCACGCTGGCTCTTTCCCAGACCCGCTGGGCAGTAGAACGGCTCAAGGAGCAGTGGCCCGAGACCGAATTCAGAATTCAGACCATCACCACCAAGGGCGACAAGAACCGTGCCAGTTTGCAGAGCATGGCCAGGGCCGGCGACAAGGGCTTTTGGATCAAGGAGATTCAGGACGCGCTGCTGGCAAAAAGCATCGACATCGCTGTGCACTCGCTCAAGGACCTGCCCACCGAGCAGACCGAAGGTCTCGACATCGCCGCCATTCCCAAGCGTGCCGACGCCCGCGACGTTCTGGTGGGCGCCGAAGGCTTCAAGGTGCTGGCCGAGCTGCCCGAAGGCGCCCGGGTGGGCACCAGCTCGGTGCGCCGCCGCGCTTTCCTCAAAGCGTTTCGGCCTGACCTACAGGTGATTCCGGTGCGTGGCAACATCGAAACCCGCATGGCGGCCGTGGCCACCGACGATTACGACGCCGTGATTCTGGCCGGCGCCGGGCTGATCCGCACCGATCAGCGCCACCGGGCCGATGAATTCATCTCGCCTGAAATCCTGCTGCCGGCTCCCGGTCAGGGCGCCCTGGCACTGGAAGTGCGCGCCGACGACGACCTGATCGCGGAGGTGGCCTACGCCATCAACGACGCCGTGACCGATGACCGCATCACTGCCGAGCGCGAGTTCCTGGCGGGGCTGGGGGCCGGCTGCTTGGCGCCGGTGGGGGCCTTTGCCACCGTCAAGGGTGACCTGCTGACCCTGGAAGGCTGGGTGGGTGCCGTGGACGGCTCCAAGGTCATCAAGGCGACCACCAGCGGTGACGCCAGCGAGTGCGCCGACCTGGGCGCCGAACTGGCTGAGGACATGCTCGGTCAGGGCGCCGCCGAGCTGATCGAGCAGGCTTCTGCGGAATAAATAGGTGGGTGAAGGGGAGAGAGGAGCGCTATTCAGCGCTCTTTTTTCGGATGCCCCTTGCCAGCTTCGCCTAGAGCATTTGACAAAGAGATGGCACAGCTTTTTGGCGAGCGGACTGTTACAGCTCGCAGAGAGCGAGTGTAAAACAGGGAGCAGGACGAGCTTGCAAAGCTGCGGAGCAGAGAATGGAGCAGGTAGCAGTGCTGTGCCGACGCACGCGTCATTCGGAGAGCTGCTCTAGACTGCGGCCATGCCCTCCGCCCAACCTTCTGGCCCCGCCGCATCCGAGCCGCCTGCCCGGCGCCTGACCGTGATTCATACCGGCGGGACCATTGCCAGCCGCCCGCAGGCTGATCACCGGCCGGGGGTCACGCCGCAGGGAGCGCCCAGCTTGCCGGAGCTGCGCGGCACCGAGGTGCGGGACCTGATGCCGTTTACCCTGCCCAGCCCGCACATCAAGCCGCACCACATGCTGGAACTGGCCCGGCTGATTGAGCGGGTCGCGCCCGAATCGGACGGCATCGTGGTCACCCACGGCACCGACACCCTCGAGGAAACTGCCTACGCACTGCACCTGCTGGTAGACACCCCGGTGCCGGTGGTGCTGACCGGCTCAATGCGGCACATGGAAGAAGCGTCCTGGGACGGCCCCGGCAATCTGCTGGACGCGGCCGGCGTGGCGCTGGACCCCCAGACCCGGGGGCGCGGGCCGCTGGTGGCTTTTGGCGGCGACATTTTTGACGCCCGCACTGTGACCAAGGTGCATTCCACCGCCATAGACGCTTTTGGCGGCTACCCGGGCCCTATCGGCCGCATTGACCGGCTGGAGGGCCGCAGCTACGTGCGTTACTTTGCCCGCCCCGAGGAGCGCCCGGTGTACCGGCCGGAAGCCTTAGACGCCCGGGTCGAGATTCTGTACGCCTACGCCGGCTGGGAGGGGGAGGGCTTTGCCGAAGCTCTGGCCCGCGCCGACGGTCTGGTGATTGCGGCGCTGGGGGCCGGAAACCTGCCGGCCGAGCTGCTTCCCCTGATCGAGCAGGCGCAGGCCACCGGCAAACCCATCGTGATTGCCACCCGCACCGACGCGGGCGCCGTGATTCCGGCGTATGGGTACGCCGGCGGTGGGGCGACCCTCCAGGCTGCCGGGGCCATTCCCGCCAGTTTCCTCAACGCGCACAAGGCGCGGATTCAGCTGCTGGTGATGCTGAGCTTTAAGCGCTCGCGCGACCAAATAGCTGCTGTATTTTCTGCAGGAAACCTGTAGGCCGGTTCTCGGCGGGGGCTTCGGAAAGCAGCTGATCCAGCGAGATGTTCAGGCCCCGGCGCAGGTCTTCCGGGAGGGCTTGCTCGAACCAGAACCCGCCGGCCCGCTCGCTGAACTGCCGGCAGAGCAGGCGGTGGGCTTCTTCGCCGCAGCGCAGCGGGCGGCCATTGACGAACACAGCCTGAACGCGCGATTCGCTGAGGTGCACACACAGCCGGGCGCGGCTGGCCAAGTTGGTAAAGGCCAGGATGCCGGTCTGAGCTTTGACGTTGGACAGGGCCTCG
It includes:
- a CDS encoding DinB family protein, which encodes MTLPLPDLLLESFRRNVRVNNMLLQAITSADLDLSDGRGGWTVSQHLGHLVHFRPAWLSMLSPADAQGLPEVIEGESWQKFSLSERDPAKLAEAFRLGDAAALKAVEAALSEGRTFPDPHGEGSYQSNPAHFLQHIIVHDSHHRGAAPRKWMRWTGTGPSGASRPAGGQKLPLY
- the hemC gene encoding hydroxymethylbilane synthase; amino-acid sequence: MRTVTVGTRGSTLALSQTRWAVERLKEQWPETEFRIQTITTKGDKNRASLQSMARAGDKGFWIKEIQDALLAKSIDIAVHSLKDLPTEQTEGLDIAAIPKRADARDVLVGAEGFKVLAELPEGARVGTSSVRRRAFLKAFRPDLQVIPVRGNIETRMAAVATDDYDAVILAGAGLIRTDQRHRADEFISPEILLPAPGQGALALEVRADDDLIAEVAYAINDAVTDDRITAEREFLAGLGAGCLAPVGAFATVKGDLLTLEGWVGAVDGSKVIKATTSGDASECADLGAELAEDMLGQGAAELIEQASAE
- a CDS encoding asparaginase; its protein translation is MPSAQPSGPAASEPPARRLTVIHTGGTIASRPQADHRPGVTPQGAPSLPELRGTEVRDLMPFTLPSPHIKPHHMLELARLIERVAPESDGIVVTHGTDTLEETAYALHLLVDTPVPVVLTGSMRHMEEASWDGPGNLLDAAGVALDPQTRGRGPLVAFGGDIFDARTVTKVHSTAIDAFGGYPGPIGRIDRLEGRSYVRYFARPEERPVYRPEALDARVEILYAYAGWEGEGFAEALARADGLVIAALGAGNLPAELLPLIEQAQATGKPIVIATRTDAGAVIPAYGYAGGGATLQAAGAIPASFLNAHKARIQLLVMLSFKRSRDQIAAVFSAGNL